In Azospirillum thiophilum, the DNA window TGGAGCTGAAGAACACCATCAACACGATGGTTGACCAGTTGAACAGCTTCGCGTCGGAGGTGACGCGCGTGGCGCGCGAGGTAGGCTCCGAAGGGAAGCTGGGTGGGCAGGCCCAGGTCAGAGGTGTGGGCGGCACCTGGAAGGATCTGACCGACAGCGTGAACGCGATGGCGACCAACCTGACGGGGCAGGTGCGCAACATCGCCGAAGTGACGACGGCGGTCGCCAACGGCGATCTGTCGAAGAAGATCACCGTCGATGTGAAGGGCGAGATCCTGGAGCTGAAATCGACCATCAACACCATGGTCGACCAGTTGAACAGCTTCGCTTCGGAAGTGACGCGCGTGGCGCGCGAGGTGGGCTCCGAAGGCAAGCTGGGCGGGCAGGCCCAGGTGAAAGGTGTCGGCGGCACCTGGAAGGATCTGACCGACAATGTGAACGCGATGGCGACCAACCTGACGGGCCAGGTGCGCAACATCGCCGAAGTGACGACGGCGGTCGCCAACGGCGATCTGTCGAAGAAGATCACCGTCGACGTGAAGGGCGAGATCCTGGAGCTGAAATCGACAATCAACACCATGGTCGACCAGTTGAACAGCTTCGCCTCGGAAGTCGCCCGCGTGGCGCGCGAGGTGGGGATCGAGGGCAAATTGGGCGGTCAGGCCCAGGTCAAGGGGGTCGCCGGTACCTGGAAGGATCTGACCGACAACGTAAACATGATGGCGGCCAACCTGACGGGGCAGGTGCGCAACATCGCGGAGGTGACGACGGCGGTCGCAAAGGGCGACCTGTCGAAGAAGATCACCGTCGACGTGAAGGGCGAGATCTTCGAACTGAAATCGACCATCAATACGATGGTGGACCAGCTGAACAGCTTCGCGTCGGAGGTGACACGCGTGGCGCGCGAGGTGGGCTCCGAAGGCAAGCTGGGCGGTCAGGCCAAGGTGGAGGGCGTCGGCGGCACCTGGAAGGATCTGACCGACAACGTCAACATGATGGCGGCCAACCTGACCGGGCAGGTGCGCGGCATCGCCAGCGTCGTCACCGCGGTCGCCGACGGCGATCTGAAACGCAAGCTGGCGGTGGATGCCAAGGGCGAGATCGCGGCGCTGGCCAACACCATCAACGGCATGATCGACACGCTGGCGACCTTCGCCGATCAGGTCACCAACGTGGCGCGCGAGGTGGGCATCGAAGGCAAGCTGGGCGGTCAGGCCCGTGTGCCGGGCGCCGCCGGCCTCTGGAAGGATCTGACGGAGAACGTGAACCAGCTGGCCGCCAACCTGACCACCCAGGTCCGCGCCATCGCCGAGGTCGCGACCGCGGTGACCAAGGGCGACCTGACCCGCTCCATCACCGTCGAAGCGATGGGCGAGGTCGCGGCGCTGAAGGACAACATCAACGAGATGATCCGCAATCTCCGCGATACTACCTTGAAAAATGCGGAACAGGACTGGTTGAAGACCAATCTTGCGAAATTCACCCGCATGTTGCAGGGCGAACGCGATCTGGTCACCGTCTCCAACATGATATTGTCGGAAATCGCGCCGCTGGTGAATGCCCAGCACGGCGTCTTCTATGTCGCCACCCGCGACCGCGACGAGCCGCTGCTGGAGTTGGTCGCATCCTACGCGCTGAAGGAGCGCAAGAACCTGTCCAACCGCTTCCAACTGAAGGAAGGTCTGGTCGGACAGTGCGCTTATGAGAAGAAGCGCATCCTGCTGACCAATGTGCCGCGCGACTATGTCTCCATCAGTTCCGGACTGGGCGAGGCGCCGCCGCTCAACATCATCGTCCTTCCGGTGCTGTTCGAGGACGATGTGAAGGCGGTGATCGAGCTGGCGAGCTTCGGCCGCTTCAGCGAGACGCACCAGAGCTTCCTGGAGCAGTTGACCGAGAGCATCGGCATCGTGCTGAACACGATCGCCGCCAACATGCGGACCGAAGGGCTACTGAAACAGTCGCAGCGCCTGACAACCGAACTGCAAAGCCAGCAGGAGGAGCTGAAGACCACCAACGAACGGCTGGAGCAGCAGGCCGCCTCGCTGCGCAAGTCGGAAGAGCTGCTGAAGGCCCAGCAGGAGAAGCTGACGACCACCAACGAGGCGCTGGAGGAAAAGGCCGAGCAGCTCGAGAAGCAGAACATCGAGGTCGAACGCAAGAACCGCGAGGTCGTGTTCGCCAAGGCGGCGCTGGAAGAGAAGGCAGAACAGCTTGCCCTGACCTCCAAATACAAGTCGCAGTTCCTGGCCAACATGAGCCACGAGTTGCGCACGCCGCTGAACAGCCTGCTGATCCTGTCCAAGCTGCTGGCCGACAACCCGGACACCAACCTGTCGGACCGTCAGGTGGAATTCGCCCGCACCATCCATTCCGCCGGGTCGGACCTGCTGGGGTTGATCAACGACATCCTCGACTTGTCGAAGATCGAATCCGGCACCGTCACCCTGGAGATCGGCGAGGTCGTCCTGGGCGACCTGCGCAACCATGTGGAGCGTACCTTCTCACAGTTGGCGCAGGAAAAGAAACTGAGCTTCGCCATCGAGATGGACGAGGCGCTGCCCGCCAGCGTCCAGACCGACGAGAAGCGGCTGGCGCAGGTGCTGAACAACCTGCTGTCCAACGCTTTCAAGTTCACCGACACCGGCGGCATCACCTTCCGCATTGCACTGGCGACGGAAGGGTGGAGCGCGGCCCATCCGACGCTGAACACGGCGACGTCCGTGCTGGCCTTCGCCGTCATCGATACCGGCATCGGCATTCCCGAGGACAAGCAGCGCATCATCTTCGAGGCCTTCCAGCAGGCCGACGGCACCACCAGCCGGAAATATGGCGGCACCGGCCTCGGCCTGTCGATCAGCCGCGAGATCGCGCGCTTGCTGGGCGGGGAGATCCGGGTCACCAGCGCGCCCGGCAAGGGCAGCGCCTTCACGCTGTACGTCCCGCGCAGCTACGATGCGGTGGAGGGGACCGCCATCGCTCCGCTCGCCGCGGCGAGCGGAGCGATGGCGCCGGCCGGAGGCCAGCCCGCCGCCCTGTTGTTGCCCAAGCGGACGGAGGCGGTGATCCGTCCGGTGATGGCTGCCGGCTCGCAGGATGGGCTGGCCCTGCTGGAGATACACCCGGCCGGCGACGACCGCGACCGCATCCGACCCGGCGAACCCGTGGTGCTGATCGTGGAGGACGATGCGACCTTCGCCTCCATCCTGCTCGATCTGGCGCGGGAGAAGGGGTTCCGCACCGTGCTGTCTGGAGGCGGGTCAGCGGCGCTGCCGCTGGCGCGAAAATTCCGGCCCGACGCCGTCCTGCTCGACATCGGATTGCCGGACATGGACGGCTGGGCGCTCCTCGACCTGCTGAAGCGCGACCCGCAGACCCGCCACATACCGGTCCATGTCATTTCCGCCAAGGACGAGCGGCGACGCGGCCTCTCGATGGGCGCCTTCGACTATTCGGAAAAGCCGGTGGAGCGTGAGGCCATCTTCGATGCGCTCAACCGGGTAAGGAGCTTCAAGGAGCGCAGCCACCGCCGGCTTCTGGTGGTGGAGAAGGACAATCCGCAGCCGGGGCTGGTCGCCGGCCTGATCGGCAACGGCGACGTGGAGACGCACACCGTCACCTCCGTCGAAGCGGCGATGGCGGCGCTGTCCGCCGACCGTTTCGACTGCATGGTGCTCGACCTGTCGAGCCCGATGTTGTCCGGTCCGACCGCCGCCGATATGGAACTGGTGGAATGGCTGCGCACCCGCGATACGATCGCCTGGATGCCGGTCGTGGTCTATGTCTCCCCCGCCGTGGCGCCCGAGGACGAGGCACGGCTGCGCCGGCTGGCCGAGACGGTGGTGTTGAAGAGTGCCCGGTCGCCCGCCGGCCTGCTGGACGAAACCGCACTGTTCCTTCACCGTGCCGTCGACCGCCTGCCGGAGGACAAGCGCCGCAGCATTCTGGACCTGCGCCAGCACGATCCGTCGCTGGCCGGCAAGCGGGTACTGGTGATCGATGACGACATCCGCAACATCTTCTCGCTCGCCAGCGTGATGGAGGCGCACAGGATCGAGGTCCTGCATGCAGAAAGCGGGCGCGAGGGCATCGAGCAGCTGCGCGCCGATCCGGCGGTCGACGTGGTTCTGGTCGACATCATGATGCCGGAGATGGACGGCTACGAGACCATGCGCACCATCCGCAGCATCGACGAGTTCCGCGCCCTGCCGATGATCGCCGTCACCGCCAAGGCGATGAAGGGCGACCGCGACAAGTGCATCGAGGCCGGGGCGACCGACTACATCGCCAAGCCGGTGGATATCGACCATCTGCTGTCGTTGCTGCGGATTTGGACCGCCAAGGGCGGCCGGTCCCAGCCGCGTGGAGGAATGCCGGCATGACGCGCCGCAAGCTCCGTCCGGCGCGTACCCCGCGCCGCGGCCCCTTCGCCCCGCCATTGGCCTTTCCCCCGGTACGGGCGGCGAGGCGGTCGGGGCTGCTGGGTACGGCCAGCCATCAGGAGGCGATCCGTCAGACGCTTCTGCCCCCGGAAGTGACACCTTCGAATCCAGCCGCCGCCCCGCCTGTGCCATCCGGCGATGCGATTGTGGGATGGAACAGCGGGACCATGACCTCCGATCCGCATCCGCAGCCCGACAGGGCGGACGTCGCGATCCTGATCGTCGACGACGACCCCAGGAACCTGTTCGCCGTCCGCGAGACGCTGGAGGAGCTGGGCGCACAGCTCATCCTCGCCCGGTCGGGTGAGGAGGCGCTGAAGCACCTGCTGCGCCAGGACTTCGCACTGATCCTGCTGGACGTGCACATGCCGGGGATGGACGGCTACGAGACGGCGGAACTGATCCGTCTGCGCGAGAAGTCGCGTCACATTCCCATCATCTTCCTGACCGCTATAAACAAGGACGAAACGCACATCTTCCGCGGCTATGCAACCGGGGCCGTCGACTACATGTTCAAGCCGGTCGACCCTCAGATCCTGAAATGCAAAGTGTCGGTGTTCGTTGACCTCTACCGCAAGACCGAGGAGGTCAAGCGCGAGGTCGAGGCCAAGCAGCGCCTGCTCGACGAGAACGAGCGGGTGCGGCGCGAGATGCGGCTGGCCGAGCAGGCGCTGCGCCGATCTGAGGAGCGGCAGGCACTGATCCTGGAACAACTGCCCATCGTGCTCTACACGGCGGACCTGACTCCGGGCATCCCGTTCCGCTACCTGTCGGAAACGGCGGAGCGAGTCCTTGGCTATCCGGCGGGCCGCTTCGTCAACGATGCCGGATTCTGGGAAAGGGGGCTGCATCCGGACGACCGCGCACGGGTGCTGCGGCAGTTGGAATCGATCCATGAAACCGGTCTGACCACAGTGGAATATCGCTGGCGTTGTCCGGACGGTGGCGAGCGCCATCTGCTGGACCAAGCAGTGGTCGTGTTCGGCGAGGACGGCGGACCGGGTGAATTGTTCGGTACGATCCTGGACGTCACCGAGACCAGGCAGGCGCAGCGCCAGCTCGCCCATGCCCAGAAGATGGAGATGGTCGGGCAGTTGACCGGTGGCATCGCCCACGATTTCAACAACATGCTGATGGTGGTGATCGGCAGTCTGGAACGCCTGCTCCCCGGCCTGTCGGATGATTCCAAGGCGGCGCGCCGGGCGGAGATGGCGCTCCAGGCTGCTTTGCGCTGTTCCGACATGACGCGGCGGCTGCTGACCTTCGCGCGTCGGCAGCAACTCCATCCCGAACCGGTTGATCTCGGCGCCCTGGTCGCCGGCATGGGTGAACTGATGCAGCGGACGCTTGGCGGAGGGGTAGCCATTGCCATCGAAGCGCCGCCTGCCGACTCCCCGCCGCTGTGGACTGCCTCCGTCGACCGGTCGCAGGCGGAATCGGCTCTGTTGAACCTTGTCATCAACGCCCGAGATGCCATGCCAGGCGGTGGCAGCCTGCGCATCCGCACCGAGAACACCCGCTTCGAGGCACCGCGGACAGCAATTGGGATGACCGTGCCGGCCGGCGATTATATCCTGTTGTCGGTGTCGGACAGCGGCGGCGGTATGGCGCCGGAGGTTCTGGAGCGCGCCTTCGAGCCATTCTTCACCACCAAGGAGGCTGGGAAGGGGACCGGCCTCGGCCTTGCCATGATCCACGGCTTTGTCAAACAGTCGGGTGGACTGATCGGCATCGACAGCATCCCGAATGCCGGCACCATCTTTCGCCTCTACCTGCCGCGGGCCACGATGGAAATGTCGCACGGCGCCGCCCCGGCCGAAGATGGTGCCGACGAGGCGTTCGCCGGTCGCGGCGAGACGGTGCTGGTGGTCGATGATGACGCCGATGTGAGGGCGGTCGCAGTCCAGGCAGTGGGGGCACTGGGCTATCGCGTGCTGGAGGCCGACGGAGCCGAGGCCGCACTGACGTTGCTGGACCGGCAGCCGGTGGACCTGTTGTTCACCGACATCGTGATGCCGGGCGGTTTGAATGGACGAGAGTTGGCGCGGGAAGGCCTACGCCGCCACCCCGCATTGAGGATCCTGTTCGCATCGGGCTATGCCAACGGTACCAGTGCGCCGGGATGGGAAAGCGGATCCGTTCCCGATACCCGGGAAGACGATCCCGGCGCTGTGCTGGGGGCGGTGCTGGGCCGGGCCGAGACGCTGGCCAAGCCCTATCGCGATGGTGTTCTTGCCCGTGCTTTGCGCCGCGCGCTGGATTTGCAGGCTCCTATTGCTCCGGCGGAGGTCGTCCGGGGGTGATATGGGGAACGAGGGCGGCATCGTCCCATGCCGGCCGTTTACGCACACCAGGTCAGGTTTTGGTTCATGGCTTTGTCAGACGATGCGCTTACCCTGCTTAGAGGCTCGATCCGCTCGGTCTGGGCTCTGGAGCTTATTCTGTTGTTGCGCCGCCATTCCGATCGCGACTGGTCCAACGCCGATCTGGTCCGCGAACTGCGTGGCAGCGAAGTGGTGGTGCAGGAGGCGCTCGCCGGCTTTCGCGGTGCCGGGCTGCTGGTGGCGCAGGCCGACGGCAGCCACCGTTACCAGCCCGCCGCGCCGATGCTGGATCAGTGGGTTGAGGAGATCGAACAGGCCTATGCCATCCGTCCGTCCGCGATCATCCGGGAGATCTTCGCGGCTCCTGGAAATAAGGTCCAGATTTTCGCCGATTCTTTCCGTTTCCGACTCAATGATTGAGATGCAGTGAAAGAAATGAACTCTGTGGGCGATGCCGGGTGCTCTTGCCGGCCTTCCTCTCCTCATAGGGGGAGGGAGCGCTGAGATGGACGTCGTGAAGTCCGGGGTCTATCTGCTGTGCTTTGCCGCCAGCCTGCTGTGCATGGTTCTGCTGTTGCGCAGCTATCTGCGGTCACGCAGCCGCCTGCTGTTGTGGAGCACGCTCTGCTTCGTGGCGCTGGCGATCAACAACCTGCTGCTGTTCATCGACGTGGTCCTTCTGCCGACACAAGTCGACCTGCTGCCCTATCGCCAGTTCTCTGCCCTGGTCGGGGTGGGGGGGCTGCTGTACGGCTTCATCTGGGATGCCGATTGATGTTGTCCACGACTTCCAGCTTCTTCACGGGCGCACTTGCAGCATTGTATGCCGTTGCCGGACTGTTCTTCCTCAGATTCTGGAAACGAACGCGTGATGCATTGTTCATGTCCTTCGCGATGGCCTTTGCCTTGCTGGCGCTGAACCAGATCCTTTTGGCGTTGGGCGGTTTCGAGCGGGAGGAGCAGAGCTGGATCTATCTTTTGCGTTTGCTTGCATTCCTGCTGATCATTGCCGCGGTCGTCCGCAAGAATCTGGAGGGACGCCAGCGTTGAGGCGGTGTTATTTCCGCCCATCGCCAAAGCGGCGGCAAT includes these proteins:
- a CDS encoding hybrid sensor histidine kinase/response regulator, whose translation is MTAMVETAEALDPKVLLMALRQLRKGEFSARLPLDLTGIDGEIAAAFNDVVELNQNLTAEVSRLSVAIGKEGRISQRAKLNNASGGWETCVDSINTLVGDMIQPTTEIARVIGAVAKGDLSKTMALEIEGRPLQGEFLRTARNVNTMVDQLVTVTTELTRVAREVGIEGKLGGQAQVKGVAGSWKDLTENVNVMAANLTGQVRNIAEVTTAVAKGDLSKKITVDVKGEILELKSTINTMVDQLNSFASEVTRVAREVGSEGKLGGQAKVEGVGGTWKDLTDNVNMMAANLTGQVRNIAEVTTAVAKGDLSKKITVDVKGEILELKSTINTMVDQLNSFASEVTRVAREVGSEGKLGGQAQVKGVGGTWKDLTDSVNMMAANLTGQVRNIADVTTAVATGDLSKKITVDVKGEILELKSTINTMVDQLNSFASEVTRVAREVGSEGKLGGQAKVEGVGGTWKDLTDSVNLMAANLTGQVRNIADVTTAVANGDLSKKITVPVKGEILELKNTINTMVDQLNSFASEVTRVAREVGSEGKLGGQAQVRGVGGTWKDLTDSVNAMATNLTGQVRNIAEVTTAVANGDLSKKITVDVKGEILELKSTINTMVDQLNSFASEVTRVAREVGSEGKLGGQAQVKGVGGTWKDLTDNVNAMATNLTGQVRNIAEVTTAVANGDLSKKITVDVKGEILELKSTINTMVDQLNSFASEVARVAREVGIEGKLGGQAQVKGVAGTWKDLTDNVNMMAANLTGQVRNIAEVTTAVAKGDLSKKITVDVKGEIFELKSTINTMVDQLNSFASEVTRVAREVGSEGKLGGQAKVEGVGGTWKDLTDNVNMMAANLTGQVRGIASVVTAVADGDLKRKLAVDAKGEIAALANTINGMIDTLATFADQVTNVAREVGIEGKLGGQARVPGAAGLWKDLTENVNQLAANLTTQVRAIAEVATAVTKGDLTRSITVEAMGEVAALKDNINEMIRNLRDTTLKNAEQDWLKTNLAKFTRMLQGERDLVTVSNMILSEIAPLVNAQHGVFYVATRDRDEPLLELVASYALKERKNLSNRFQLKEGLVGQCAYEKKRILLTNVPRDYVSISSGLGEAPPLNIIVLPVLFEDDVKAVIELASFGRFSETHQSFLEQLTESIGIVLNTIAANMRTEGLLKQSQRLTTELQSQQEELKTTNERLEQQAASLRKSEELLKAQQEKLTTTNEALEEKAEQLEKQNIEVERKNREVVFAKAALEEKAEQLALTSKYKSQFLANMSHELRTPLNSLLILSKLLADNPDTNLSDRQVEFARTIHSAGSDLLGLINDILDLSKIESGTVTLEIGEVVLGDLRNHVERTFSQLAQEKKLSFAIEMDEALPASVQTDEKRLAQVLNNLLSNAFKFTDTGGITFRIALATEGWSAAHPTLNTATSVLAFAVIDTGIGIPEDKQRIIFEAFQQADGTTSRKYGGTGLGLSISREIARLLGGEIRVTSAPGKGSAFTLYVPRSYDAVEGTAIAPLAAASGAMAPAGGQPAALLLPKRTEAVIRPVMAAGSQDGLALLEIHPAGDDRDRIRPGEPVVLIVEDDATFASILLDLAREKGFRTVLSGGGSAALPLARKFRPDAVLLDIGLPDMDGWALLDLLKRDPQTRHIPVHVISAKDERRRGLSMGAFDYSEKPVEREAIFDALNRVRSFKERSHRRLLVVEKDNPQPGLVAGLIGNGDVETHTVTSVEAAMAALSADRFDCMVLDLSSPMLSGPTAADMELVEWLRTRDTIAWMPVVVYVSPAVAPEDEARLRRLAETVVLKSARSPAGLLDETALFLHRAVDRLPEDKRRSILDLRQHDPSLAGKRVLVIDDDIRNIFSLASVMEAHRIEVLHAESGREGIEQLRADPAVDVVLVDIMMPEMDGYETMRTIRSIDEFRALPMIAVTAKAMKGDRDKCIEAGATDYIAKPVDIDHLLSLLRIWTAKGGRSQPRGGMPA
- a CDS encoding response regulator, whose product is MTSDPHPQPDRADVAILIVDDDPRNLFAVRETLEELGAQLILARSGEEALKHLLRQDFALILLDVHMPGMDGYETAELIRLREKSRHIPIIFLTAINKDETHIFRGYATGAVDYMFKPVDPQILKCKVSVFVDLYRKTEEVKREVEAKQRLLDENERVRREMRLAEQALRRSEERQALILEQLPIVLYTADLTPGIPFRYLSETAERVLGYPAGRFVNDAGFWERGLHPDDRARVLRQLESIHETGLTTVEYRWRCPDGGERHLLDQAVVVFGEDGGPGELFGTILDVTETRQAQRQLAHAQKMEMVGQLTGGIAHDFNNMLMVVIGSLERLLPGLSDDSKAARRAEMALQAALRCSDMTRRLLTFARRQQLHPEPVDLGALVAGMGELMQRTLGGGVAIAIEAPPADSPPLWTASVDRSQAESALLNLVINARDAMPGGGSLRIRTENTRFEAPRTAIGMTVPAGDYILLSVSDSGGGMAPEVLERAFEPFFTTKEAGKGTGLGLAMIHGFVKQSGGLIGIDSIPNAGTIFRLYLPRATMEMSHGAAPAEDGADEAFAGRGETVLVVDDDADVRAVAVQAVGALGYRVLEADGAEAALTLLDRQPVDLLFTDIVMPGGLNGRELAREGLRRHPALRILFASGYANGTSAPGWESGSVPDTREDDPGAVLGAVLGRAETLAKPYRDGVLARALRRALDLQAPIAPAEVVRG
- a CDS encoding DUF5985 family protein, whose product is MDVVKSGVYLLCFAASLLCMVLLLRSYLRSRSRLLLWSTLCFVALAINNLLLFIDVVLLPTQVDLLPYRQFSALVGVGGLLYGFIWDAD
- a CDS encoding DUF5985 family protein, which produces MLSTTSSFFTGALAALYAVAGLFFLRFWKRTRDALFMSFAMAFALLALNQILLALGGFEREEQSWIYLLRLLAFLLIIAAVVRKNLEGRQR